One genomic segment of Vulpes vulpes isolate BD-2025 chromosome 2, VulVul3, whole genome shotgun sequence includes these proteins:
- the PECAM1 gene encoding platelet endothelial cell adhesion molecule isoform X4: MQLEWTQEGKMWLGALLILLLCPSLEGQENPFTINHIHMKILPEEVQNGENITLQCIVDISTTSHIKPQHWVLFYKDDVLFHNVSSVENTESYFIPRARVYDAGTYKCTVILNNKEKTTSEYQVWVKGVSDPIVTLDKKEAIEGGVVKVNCSVPEEKPPIHFTIEKLKLDTKGFKQRREKTSRNLNFMMLEFTVEEQDHVIFFQCQARIVSGTHVETSRAIKSELVTVTESFSNPKFHISPEGVITEGDQLYIRCTIQVTHLVQAFPEIIIQKDKAIVAHKRHGNEATYSVMAMAEHNGNYTCKVEASRISKVSSIVVNITELFSKPKLESSTTRLDQGESLNLWCSIPEAPPANFTIQKENTIVSQSQNFTKIASATDSGTYTCNASMGKVVKRSSAVQITVCEMLSKPRIFYDSSSEVIKGQTIAVGCQSINGTTPISYHLLKTSNILESRDMSSNEPAVFKDNPIKDTEYQCIVDNCHSHSEMVSEVLRVKVIAPVDEVKLSILMNAEVEFGKDIGLLCSVNEATGPITYRFYKEAGSLLYQTTSNETRAVWYKSKASKEHEGQYYCTASNRANRLKSSPQSNVLTVRVFLAAWIKGLIAVVVIGVIIGVLILGARYYILKKAKAKQTPVEMSRPAVPLLNSTNEKMLSDPNTEVNRHYGYNEDVGNHAMKPINENKEPLTLDVEYTEVEVTSPEPYQDFMENRYSRTEGSLDGT, encoded by the exons CGTTCACCATCAACCACATCCACATGAAGATCCTACCAGAAGAGGTGCAAAATGGGGAGAACATTACCTTGCAATGCATCGTAGACATCAGCACCACCTCTCATATCAAGCCTCAGCACTGGGTGCTGTTCTATAAGGATGATGTGCTATTTCACAATGTCTCCTCCGTGGAGAACACTGAGAGTTATTTTATTCCCCGAGCCCGGGTCTATGACGCAGGGACATATAAATGCACCGTGATTCTGAACAACAAGGAGAAAACCACCTCGGAGTACCAGGTGTGGGTGAAAG GAGTGTCCGATCCCATAGTGACACTGGACAAGAAAGAGGCAATAGAAGGCGGGGTCGTGAAGGTCAATTGTTCTGTCCCAGAGGAAAAGCCCCCGATACATTTCACAATTGAAAAACTCAAACTAGATACAAAAGGTTtcaagcaaagaagagaaaaaacttcTCGCAACCTGAATTTCATGATGCTGGAGTTCACAGTGGAGGAACAGGACCACGTTATATTTTTCCAGTGCCAAGCCAGGATCGTTTCTGGGACCCACGTGGAGACCTCTAGAGCCATCAAGAGTGAACTGGTCACTGTGACGG AATCCTTCTCTAATCCCAAATTCCACATCAGCCCGGAAGGAGTGATCACAGAAGGAGATCAGCTCTACATTAGGTGCACCATTCAAGTGACACATCTGGTCCAAGCATTTCCAGAAATCATAATCCAGAAGGACAAGGCAATTGTAGCACACAAGAGGCATGGTAACGAAGCCACCTACTCAGTGATGGCCATGGCGGAGCACAATGGCAATTACACATGCAAAGTGGAAGCCAGCCGGATATCCAAGGTCAGCAGCATCGTGGTCAACATAACAG AGCTGTTTTCCAAGCCGAAGCTGGAATCTTCCACCACCCGTCTGGACCAGGGAGAAAGCCTAAACCTGTGGTGCTCCATTCCAGAAGCACCCCCAGCCAACTTCACCATCCAGAAGGAAAACACGATTGTGTCACAGTCTCAAAATTTCACCAAGATAGCCTCGGCGACAGACAGTGGGACATACACTTGCAATGCAAGCATGGGCAAGGTTGTCAAGAGAAGCAGCGCAGTCCAGATAACCGTGTGTG AAATGCTATCCAAGCCCAGGATTTTTTATGACTCCAGCTCCGAGGTAATAAAAGGACAGACTATAGCAGTCGGTTGCCAATCCATAAACGGAACGACACCTATATCTtatcaccttttaaaaacaagtaacatTTTGGAGAGCCGTGACATGAGCTCAAATGAGCCTGCGGTATTCAAAGACAACCCAATAAAAGACACAGAATACCAGTGTATCGTGGATAATTGTCATTCCCATTCTGAGATGGTCAGTGAAGTTCTGCGTGTCAAGGTGATAG CCCCAGTGGATGAGGTCAAGCTCTCTATCCTAATGAATGCAGAGGTGGAGTTTGGGAAGGACATTGGGCTTCTGTGCTCGGTGAACGAGGCGACTGGTCCAATCACCTACAGGTTTTACAAAGAAGCGGGCAGTCTCTTATACCAAACCACCTCGAATGAAACCCGCGCCGTTTGGTACAAGTCAAAGGCTAGCAAGGAGCATGAGGGACAGTATTACTGCACAGCCTCCAACAGAGCCAACCGCCTTAAAAGCAGTCCCCAAAGCAACGTACTGACAGTCAGAG TCTTTCTTGCTGCATGGATAAAAGGACTCATTGCAGTGGTTGTCATTGGAGTGATAATTGGTGTCTTGATACTTGGGGCCAGATATTATATTCTGAAGAAAGCCAAGG ccAAGCAGACGCCAGTGGAGATGTCCAG gcCAGCAGTACCACTTCTGAACTCCACCAATGAGAAGATGTTGTCAGACCCCAATACTGAAGTCAACAGACATTACG GTTACAATGAAGATGTTGGAAACCATGCAATGAAaccaataaatgaaaataaag AGCCTCTGACGTTGGATGTGGAATACACAGAAGTAGAAGTGACCTCACCTGAGCCTTACCAAG
- the PECAM1 gene encoding platelet endothelial cell adhesion molecule isoform X3, translating into MQLEWTQEGKMWLGALLILLLCPSLEGQENPFTINHIHMKILPEEVQNGENITLQCIVDISTTSHIKPQHWVLFYKDDVLFHNVSSVENTESYFIPRARVYDAGTYKCTVILNNKEKTTSEYQVWVKGVSDPIVTLDKKEAIEGGVVKVNCSVPEEKPPIHFTIEKLKLDTKGFKQRREKTSRNLNFMMLEFTVEEQDHVIFFQCQARIVSGTHVETSRAIKSELVTVTESFSNPKFHISPEGVITEGDQLYIRCTIQVTHLVQAFPEIIIQKDKAIVAHKRHGNEATYSVMAMAEHNGNYTCKVEASRISKVSSIVVNITELFSKPKLESSTTRLDQGESLNLWCSIPEAPPANFTIQKENTIVSQSQNFTKIASATDSGTYTCNASMGKVVKRSSAVQITVCEMLSKPRIFYDSSSEVIKGQTIAVGCQSINGTTPISYHLLKTSNILESRDMSSNEPAVFKDNPIKDTEYQCIVDNCHSHSEMVSEVLRVKVIAPVDEVKLSILMNAEVEFGKDIGLLCSVNEATGPITYRFYKEAGSLLYQTTSNETRAVWYKSKASKEHEGQYYCTASNRANRLKSSPQSNVLTVRVFLAAWIKGLIAVVVIGVIIGVLILGARYYILKKAKAKQTPVEMSRPAVPLLNSTNEKMLSDPNTEVNRHYGYNEDVGNHAMKPINENKEPLTLDVEYTEVEVTSPEPYQGLETKGTETVYSEIRKANPDFMENRYSRTEGSLDGT; encoded by the exons CGTTCACCATCAACCACATCCACATGAAGATCCTACCAGAAGAGGTGCAAAATGGGGAGAACATTACCTTGCAATGCATCGTAGACATCAGCACCACCTCTCATATCAAGCCTCAGCACTGGGTGCTGTTCTATAAGGATGATGTGCTATTTCACAATGTCTCCTCCGTGGAGAACACTGAGAGTTATTTTATTCCCCGAGCCCGGGTCTATGACGCAGGGACATATAAATGCACCGTGATTCTGAACAACAAGGAGAAAACCACCTCGGAGTACCAGGTGTGGGTGAAAG GAGTGTCCGATCCCATAGTGACACTGGACAAGAAAGAGGCAATAGAAGGCGGGGTCGTGAAGGTCAATTGTTCTGTCCCAGAGGAAAAGCCCCCGATACATTTCACAATTGAAAAACTCAAACTAGATACAAAAGGTTtcaagcaaagaagagaaaaaacttcTCGCAACCTGAATTTCATGATGCTGGAGTTCACAGTGGAGGAACAGGACCACGTTATATTTTTCCAGTGCCAAGCCAGGATCGTTTCTGGGACCCACGTGGAGACCTCTAGAGCCATCAAGAGTGAACTGGTCACTGTGACGG AATCCTTCTCTAATCCCAAATTCCACATCAGCCCGGAAGGAGTGATCACAGAAGGAGATCAGCTCTACATTAGGTGCACCATTCAAGTGACACATCTGGTCCAAGCATTTCCAGAAATCATAATCCAGAAGGACAAGGCAATTGTAGCACACAAGAGGCATGGTAACGAAGCCACCTACTCAGTGATGGCCATGGCGGAGCACAATGGCAATTACACATGCAAAGTGGAAGCCAGCCGGATATCCAAGGTCAGCAGCATCGTGGTCAACATAACAG AGCTGTTTTCCAAGCCGAAGCTGGAATCTTCCACCACCCGTCTGGACCAGGGAGAAAGCCTAAACCTGTGGTGCTCCATTCCAGAAGCACCCCCAGCCAACTTCACCATCCAGAAGGAAAACACGATTGTGTCACAGTCTCAAAATTTCACCAAGATAGCCTCGGCGACAGACAGTGGGACATACACTTGCAATGCAAGCATGGGCAAGGTTGTCAAGAGAAGCAGCGCAGTCCAGATAACCGTGTGTG AAATGCTATCCAAGCCCAGGATTTTTTATGACTCCAGCTCCGAGGTAATAAAAGGACAGACTATAGCAGTCGGTTGCCAATCCATAAACGGAACGACACCTATATCTtatcaccttttaaaaacaagtaacatTTTGGAGAGCCGTGACATGAGCTCAAATGAGCCTGCGGTATTCAAAGACAACCCAATAAAAGACACAGAATACCAGTGTATCGTGGATAATTGTCATTCCCATTCTGAGATGGTCAGTGAAGTTCTGCGTGTCAAGGTGATAG CCCCAGTGGATGAGGTCAAGCTCTCTATCCTAATGAATGCAGAGGTGGAGTTTGGGAAGGACATTGGGCTTCTGTGCTCGGTGAACGAGGCGACTGGTCCAATCACCTACAGGTTTTACAAAGAAGCGGGCAGTCTCTTATACCAAACCACCTCGAATGAAACCCGCGCCGTTTGGTACAAGTCAAAGGCTAGCAAGGAGCATGAGGGACAGTATTACTGCACAGCCTCCAACAGAGCCAACCGCCTTAAAAGCAGTCCCCAAAGCAACGTACTGACAGTCAGAG TCTTTCTTGCTGCATGGATAAAAGGACTCATTGCAGTGGTTGTCATTGGAGTGATAATTGGTGTCTTGATACTTGGGGCCAGATATTATATTCTGAAGAAAGCCAAGG ccAAGCAGACGCCAGTGGAGATGTCCAG gcCAGCAGTACCACTTCTGAACTCCACCAATGAGAAGATGTTGTCAGACCCCAATACTGAAGTCAACAGACATTACG GTTACAATGAAGATGTTGGAAACCATGCAATGAAaccaataaatgaaaataaag AGCCTCTGACGTTGGATGTGGAATACACAGAAGTAGAAGTGACCTCACCTGAGCCTTACCAAG GTCTGGAAACCAAGGGCACAGAGACGGTGTACAGTGAAATCCGGAAAGCTAACCCTG
- the PECAM1 gene encoding platelet endothelial cell adhesion molecule isoform X6 → MKILPEEVQNGENITLQCIVDISTTSHIKPQHWVLFYKDDVLFHNVSSVENTESYFIPRARVYDAGTYKCTVILNNKEKTTSEYQVWVKGVSDPIVTLDKKEAIEGGVVKVNCSVPEEKPPIHFTIEKLKLDTKGFKQRREKTSRNLNFMMLEFTVEEQDHVIFFQCQARIVSGTHVETSRAIKSELVTVTESFSNPKFHISPEGVITEGDQLYIRCTIQVTHLVQAFPEIIIQKDKAIVAHKRHGNEATYSVMAMAEHNGNYTCKVEASRISKVSSIVVNITELFSKPKLESSTTRLDQGESLNLWCSIPEAPPANFTIQKENTIVSQSQNFTKIASATDSGTYTCNASMGKVVKRSSAVQITVCEMLSKPRIFYDSSSEVIKGQTIAVGCQSINGTTPISYHLLKTSNILESRDMSSNEPAVFKDNPIKDTEYQCIVDNCHSHSEMVSEVLRVKVIAPVDEVKLSILMNAEVEFGKDIGLLCSVNEATGPITYRFYKEAGSLLYQTTSNETRAVWYKSKASKEHEGQYYCTASNRANRLKSSPQSNVLTVRVFLAAWIKGLIAVVVIGVIIGVLILGARYYILKKAKAKQTPVEMSRPAVPLLNSTNEKMLSDPNTEVNRHYGYNEDVGNHAMKPINENKEPLTLDVEYTEVEVTSPEPYQDFMENRYSRTEGSLDGT, encoded by the exons ATGAAGATCCTACCAGAAGAGGTGCAAAATGGGGAGAACATTACCTTGCAATGCATCGTAGACATCAGCACCACCTCTCATATCAAGCCTCAGCACTGGGTGCTGTTCTATAAGGATGATGTGCTATTTCACAATGTCTCCTCCGTGGAGAACACTGAGAGTTATTTTATTCCCCGAGCCCGGGTCTATGACGCAGGGACATATAAATGCACCGTGATTCTGAACAACAAGGAGAAAACCACCTCGGAGTACCAGGTGTGGGTGAAAG GAGTGTCCGATCCCATAGTGACACTGGACAAGAAAGAGGCAATAGAAGGCGGGGTCGTGAAGGTCAATTGTTCTGTCCCAGAGGAAAAGCCCCCGATACATTTCACAATTGAAAAACTCAAACTAGATACAAAAGGTTtcaagcaaagaagagaaaaaacttcTCGCAACCTGAATTTCATGATGCTGGAGTTCACAGTGGAGGAACAGGACCACGTTATATTTTTCCAGTGCCAAGCCAGGATCGTTTCTGGGACCCACGTGGAGACCTCTAGAGCCATCAAGAGTGAACTGGTCACTGTGACGG AATCCTTCTCTAATCCCAAATTCCACATCAGCCCGGAAGGAGTGATCACAGAAGGAGATCAGCTCTACATTAGGTGCACCATTCAAGTGACACATCTGGTCCAAGCATTTCCAGAAATCATAATCCAGAAGGACAAGGCAATTGTAGCACACAAGAGGCATGGTAACGAAGCCACCTACTCAGTGATGGCCATGGCGGAGCACAATGGCAATTACACATGCAAAGTGGAAGCCAGCCGGATATCCAAGGTCAGCAGCATCGTGGTCAACATAACAG AGCTGTTTTCCAAGCCGAAGCTGGAATCTTCCACCACCCGTCTGGACCAGGGAGAAAGCCTAAACCTGTGGTGCTCCATTCCAGAAGCACCCCCAGCCAACTTCACCATCCAGAAGGAAAACACGATTGTGTCACAGTCTCAAAATTTCACCAAGATAGCCTCGGCGACAGACAGTGGGACATACACTTGCAATGCAAGCATGGGCAAGGTTGTCAAGAGAAGCAGCGCAGTCCAGATAACCGTGTGTG AAATGCTATCCAAGCCCAGGATTTTTTATGACTCCAGCTCCGAGGTAATAAAAGGACAGACTATAGCAGTCGGTTGCCAATCCATAAACGGAACGACACCTATATCTtatcaccttttaaaaacaagtaacatTTTGGAGAGCCGTGACATGAGCTCAAATGAGCCTGCGGTATTCAAAGACAACCCAATAAAAGACACAGAATACCAGTGTATCGTGGATAATTGTCATTCCCATTCTGAGATGGTCAGTGAAGTTCTGCGTGTCAAGGTGATAG CCCCAGTGGATGAGGTCAAGCTCTCTATCCTAATGAATGCAGAGGTGGAGTTTGGGAAGGACATTGGGCTTCTGTGCTCGGTGAACGAGGCGACTGGTCCAATCACCTACAGGTTTTACAAAGAAGCGGGCAGTCTCTTATACCAAACCACCTCGAATGAAACCCGCGCCGTTTGGTACAAGTCAAAGGCTAGCAAGGAGCATGAGGGACAGTATTACTGCACAGCCTCCAACAGAGCCAACCGCCTTAAAAGCAGTCCCCAAAGCAACGTACTGACAGTCAGAG TCTTTCTTGCTGCATGGATAAAAGGACTCATTGCAGTGGTTGTCATTGGAGTGATAATTGGTGTCTTGATACTTGGGGCCAGATATTATATTCTGAAGAAAGCCAAGG ccAAGCAGACGCCAGTGGAGATGTCCAG gcCAGCAGTACCACTTCTGAACTCCACCAATGAGAAGATGTTGTCAGACCCCAATACTGAAGTCAACAGACATTACG GTTACAATGAAGATGTTGGAAACCATGCAATGAAaccaataaatgaaaataaag AGCCTCTGACGTTGGATGTGGAATACACAGAAGTAGAAGTGACCTCACCTGAGCCTTACCAAG
- the PECAM1 gene encoding platelet endothelial cell adhesion molecule isoform X5, which produces MKILPEEVQNGENITLQCIVDISTTSHIKPQHWVLFYKDDVLFHNVSSVENTESYFIPRARVYDAGTYKCTVILNNKEKTTSEYQVWVKGVSDPIVTLDKKEAIEGGVVKVNCSVPEEKPPIHFTIEKLKLDTKGFKQRREKTSRNLNFMMLEFTVEEQDHVIFFQCQARIVSGTHVETSRAIKSELVTVTESFSNPKFHISPEGVITEGDQLYIRCTIQVTHLVQAFPEIIIQKDKAIVAHKRHGNEATYSVMAMAEHNGNYTCKVEASRISKVSSIVVNITELFSKPKLESSTTRLDQGESLNLWCSIPEAPPANFTIQKENTIVSQSQNFTKIASATDSGTYTCNASMGKVVKRSSAVQITVCEMLSKPRIFYDSSSEVIKGQTIAVGCQSINGTTPISYHLLKTSNILESRDMSSNEPAVFKDNPIKDTEYQCIVDNCHSHSEMVSEVLRVKVIAPVDEVKLSILMNAEVEFGKDIGLLCSVNEATGPITYRFYKEAGSLLYQTTSNETRAVWYKSKASKEHEGQYYCTASNRANRLKSSPQSNVLTVRVFLAAWIKGLIAVVVIGVIIGVLILGARYYILKKAKAKQTPVEMSRPAVPLLNSTNEKMLSDPNTEVNRHYGYNEDVGNHAMKPINENKEPLTLDVEYTEVEVTSPEPYQGLETKGTETVYSEIRKANPDFMENRYSRTEGSLDGT; this is translated from the exons ATGAAGATCCTACCAGAAGAGGTGCAAAATGGGGAGAACATTACCTTGCAATGCATCGTAGACATCAGCACCACCTCTCATATCAAGCCTCAGCACTGGGTGCTGTTCTATAAGGATGATGTGCTATTTCACAATGTCTCCTCCGTGGAGAACACTGAGAGTTATTTTATTCCCCGAGCCCGGGTCTATGACGCAGGGACATATAAATGCACCGTGATTCTGAACAACAAGGAGAAAACCACCTCGGAGTACCAGGTGTGGGTGAAAG GAGTGTCCGATCCCATAGTGACACTGGACAAGAAAGAGGCAATAGAAGGCGGGGTCGTGAAGGTCAATTGTTCTGTCCCAGAGGAAAAGCCCCCGATACATTTCACAATTGAAAAACTCAAACTAGATACAAAAGGTTtcaagcaaagaagagaaaaaacttcTCGCAACCTGAATTTCATGATGCTGGAGTTCACAGTGGAGGAACAGGACCACGTTATATTTTTCCAGTGCCAAGCCAGGATCGTTTCTGGGACCCACGTGGAGACCTCTAGAGCCATCAAGAGTGAACTGGTCACTGTGACGG AATCCTTCTCTAATCCCAAATTCCACATCAGCCCGGAAGGAGTGATCACAGAAGGAGATCAGCTCTACATTAGGTGCACCATTCAAGTGACACATCTGGTCCAAGCATTTCCAGAAATCATAATCCAGAAGGACAAGGCAATTGTAGCACACAAGAGGCATGGTAACGAAGCCACCTACTCAGTGATGGCCATGGCGGAGCACAATGGCAATTACACATGCAAAGTGGAAGCCAGCCGGATATCCAAGGTCAGCAGCATCGTGGTCAACATAACAG AGCTGTTTTCCAAGCCGAAGCTGGAATCTTCCACCACCCGTCTGGACCAGGGAGAAAGCCTAAACCTGTGGTGCTCCATTCCAGAAGCACCCCCAGCCAACTTCACCATCCAGAAGGAAAACACGATTGTGTCACAGTCTCAAAATTTCACCAAGATAGCCTCGGCGACAGACAGTGGGACATACACTTGCAATGCAAGCATGGGCAAGGTTGTCAAGAGAAGCAGCGCAGTCCAGATAACCGTGTGTG AAATGCTATCCAAGCCCAGGATTTTTTATGACTCCAGCTCCGAGGTAATAAAAGGACAGACTATAGCAGTCGGTTGCCAATCCATAAACGGAACGACACCTATATCTtatcaccttttaaaaacaagtaacatTTTGGAGAGCCGTGACATGAGCTCAAATGAGCCTGCGGTATTCAAAGACAACCCAATAAAAGACACAGAATACCAGTGTATCGTGGATAATTGTCATTCCCATTCTGAGATGGTCAGTGAAGTTCTGCGTGTCAAGGTGATAG CCCCAGTGGATGAGGTCAAGCTCTCTATCCTAATGAATGCAGAGGTGGAGTTTGGGAAGGACATTGGGCTTCTGTGCTCGGTGAACGAGGCGACTGGTCCAATCACCTACAGGTTTTACAAAGAAGCGGGCAGTCTCTTATACCAAACCACCTCGAATGAAACCCGCGCCGTTTGGTACAAGTCAAAGGCTAGCAAGGAGCATGAGGGACAGTATTACTGCACAGCCTCCAACAGAGCCAACCGCCTTAAAAGCAGTCCCCAAAGCAACGTACTGACAGTCAGAG TCTTTCTTGCTGCATGGATAAAAGGACTCATTGCAGTGGTTGTCATTGGAGTGATAATTGGTGTCTTGATACTTGGGGCCAGATATTATATTCTGAAGAAAGCCAAGG ccAAGCAGACGCCAGTGGAGATGTCCAG gcCAGCAGTACCACTTCTGAACTCCACCAATGAGAAGATGTTGTCAGACCCCAATACTGAAGTCAACAGACATTACG GTTACAATGAAGATGTTGGAAACCATGCAATGAAaccaataaatgaaaataaag AGCCTCTGACGTTGGATGTGGAATACACAGAAGTAGAAGTGACCTCACCTGAGCCTTACCAAG GTCTGGAAACCAAGGGCACAGAGACGGTGTACAGTGAAATCCGGAAAGCTAACCCTG